The Gallus gallus isolate bGalGal1 chromosome 28, bGalGal1.mat.broiler.GRCg7b, whole genome shotgun sequence genome has a segment encoding these proteins:
- the POLRMT gene encoding DNA-directed RNA polymerase, mitochondrial isoform X2 produces MALLRLRAALLGPARLRGGGIPWSVLRCYSSASAKEKARRNAICERTELLEVLKARVKQLQTSNIPEVTINKVELAPVQSDRHHNPLQKVVDARTAVEHLVPKQSSSWTEKLKKEMYIRQLKVEKKLSIAASQMTPEGQPKVKTKVKVKTKVKAKAKTKTKSKAKSKKSQKSPKATASTSRNQSHAGPSSANTYHKPRVEEMKQDVKAQKPQRVHEDRSSQRKIMQQTNQSNLECLLYLQQPEEAEKLLLLYHSNPMKRKLLNVDAYNVVMRGWARKGCLHRVIHLFSMLESISLRPNLDSYAVLLECMTQSQASTKAIWRCVQHLKKDGFHVDELFQKCLFEGDEKEMVLKAIRIIQPDYQLPPPPKPEICKTALLKNFYSEEKMVSYPKLDFTVQELRERFQQQLEMELNSTITIESVESTKPLTPQAIKARQQLATFRSQWRGAILQALQKSKHNMSQVKTMSGHSVLYPYLCLLPDEEYVDIMMQILNSLSPQGESLAVLARELGSKVYNRYLTQRKLHSGQLEKVQEIYKNYIHLLAKDSQPSEYLPREYWEKLVAEAGYGPSLNLKDCSWPYVLLMRLGMYLLEILVHAVKVPRNTLNPRLPSKLIPVLYHIYSFRSSWQVGLIKPHPIFSQIVSDAAETMLTFNSSAIPMLCPPVPWTSPHFGAFVLSDTKLMRYVDGAIQHQQLLDQCPQVNLHPVLDALNQLGNCAWKINQPVLDIIISIFNDKGNEKLDIPPPVSEAPKPPVSPSSSSALHKSQKHELLLCKKKAAEMHSLRMDALYKLSIANYVRDKVFWFPHNMDFRGRTYPCPPYFNHLGNDVTRAILLFAEGRPLGPKGLDWLKIHLINLTGLKKKNALQERLDYANEIMEEILDSADHPLTGRKWWMNTDEPWQVLACCMEIAKASRSPDPAAFISHFPVHQDGSCNGLQHYAALGRDLIGAISVNLMPCNVPQDVYSAVAQQVEEFRKKDAEEGLRIAQVLEGFIGRKVVKQTVMTVVYGVTRYGGRLQMEKRLKEIEFPEEYLWEASHYLVKQVFNGIKEMFSATRDIQNWLTESAKLIAQSGRTVEWVTPLGLPIVQPYYRIRPTVLTCSMQNLSVKNSSNNNQKPDTVKQKNAFPPNFIHSLDSTHMMLTALHCFRQGLTFVSVHDCYWTHALTVDIMNEH; encoded by the exons ATGGCGCTGCTGCGGCTGCGGGCGGCGCTGCTGGGCCCGGCCCGGCTGAGGGGAGGCG GGATCCCATGGAGCGTCCTCAGGTGTTACTCCTCAGCCAGCGCCAAGGAGAAGGCGAGGAGAAACGCCATCTGTGAGAGGACGGAGCTGCTGGAAG TACTGAAAGCTCGAGTGAAACAACTCCAAACCAGTAACATCCCAGAGGTGACCATCAACAAAGTGGAACTGGCACCAGTGCAGAGTGACAGGCACCACAACCCGCTGCAGAAAGTAGTGGATGCCCGTACAGCAGTGGAGCACCTGGTCCCCAAACAGTCCAGCAGCTGgacagaaaagctgaagaaggaaatgtaCATCCGGCAGCTGAAGGTGGAGAAGAAGCTGTCTATTGCAGCCTCCCAGATGACTCCAGAGGGCCAGCCCAAGGTCAAAACAAAAGTCAAGGTGAAGACAAAGGTGAAAGCAAAGGCAAAGACAAAGACCAAATCCAAAGCCAAATCCAAGAAGAGCCAGAAGAGCCCAAAGGCTACAGCAAGTACTTCCAGAAACCAGAGCCACGCTGGTCCCAGCAGTGCTAACACCTACCATAAGCCCAGGgtggaagaaatgaagcaaGATGTGAAAGCACAGAAGCCTCAACGTGTGCATGAGGATAGGAGCAGCCAGCGCAAGATCATGCAGCAGACCAACCAGTCTAATCTTGAGTGCCTCCTGTACTTACAGCAGCCAGAGGAGGCTGAGAAGTTGCTCCTACTGTATCACAGCAACCCCATGAAAAGGAAACTTTTGAATGTTGATGCATACAACGTCGTGATGCGTGGCTGGGCAAGGAAG GGCTGCTTGCACCGTGTCATCCATCTGTTTTCCATGCTGGAGTCCATCAGCCTGCGGCCCAACCTGGACTCCTATGCAGTACTGCTGGAGTGCATGACACAGAGCCAGGCATCCACCAAAGCCATCTGGAG GTGTGTGCAGCACCTGAAGAAAGATGGTTTCCACGTGGATGAGCTCTTCCAAAAGTGCCTGTTTGAGGGAGATGAGAAGGAGATGGTGCTGAAGGCCATCAGGATTATCCAGCCTGACTACCAGCTGCCCCCTCCACCCAAACCCGAGATCTGCAAGACTGCTTTGCTCAAGAACTTCTACTCTGAG GAGAAGATGGTGTCGTATCCCAAGCTGGATTTCactgtgcaggagctgagggagcgcttccagcagcagctggagatggagcTGAACAGCACCATAACCATCGAGTCAGTGGAGTCAACCAAACCTCTGACTCCACAAGCCATCAAAGCG CGCCAGCAGTTGGCCACCTTTCGTTCTCAGTGGCGTGGTGCCATTCTTCAGGCCCTGCAGAAGTCAAAGCACAACATGTCCCAGGTCAAGACAATGTCAGGGCACAGCGTTCTCTACCCCTACCTGTGTCTGCTGCCTGATGAGGAGTACGTGGACATCATGATGCAG ATTCTCAACAGCCTTTCTCCACAAGGAGAATCCCTGGCTGTTTTAGCCAGGGAGCTTGGCTCCAAAGTCTACAACAGATACCTCACCCAGAGGAAGCTGCACAGTGGTCAGCTCGAGAAGGTGCAGGAGATCTACAAGAACTATATCCACCTGCTGGCAAAGGATAGCCAG CCTAGTGAGTACTTGCCACGGGAGTACTGGGAGAAACTGGTGGCAGAAGCAGGCTATGGGCCTTCCCTGAACTTAAAGGACTGCAGCTGGCCGTATGTGCTCCTGATGCGCCTGGGAATGTACTTGCTGGAGATCCTGGTGCATGCTGTCAAGGTGCCCAGGAACACCCTTAACCCTCGCCTACCATCCAAGCTTATCCCTGTCCTCTACCACATCTACTCCTTCCGCAGCAGCTGGCAG GTTGGGCTGATAAAGCCCCATCCCATTTTCTCCCAGATTGTGTCAGACGCTGCAGAGACCATGCTGACCTTTAACTCCTCTGCCATACCCATGCTGTGCCCCCCTGTCCCCTGGACCTCCCCACACTTCGGTGCCTTTGTCCTGAGTGACACCAAACTGATGCGTTACGTGGATGGGGCcatccagcaccagcagctcttGGACCAGTGTCCTCAGGTGAACCTCCACCCCGTGCTGGATGCCTTGAACCAGCTGGGCAACTGTGCATGGAAGATTAACCAGCCAGTGTTGGATATAATCATCTCCATCTTCAATGACAAAGGcaatgagaagctggacatccCACCACCCGTCTCTGAGGCCCCCAAGCCTCCTGTCTCTCCCAGCAGTTCCTCTGCCTTGCACAAGTCCCAGAAGCATGAGTTGTTGCTGTGCAAGAAGAAGGCAGCTGAGATGCACAGTTTGCGCATGGATGCCCTCTATAAGCTCTCCATTGCCAACTATGTCAGGGACAAAGTGTTTTGGTTTCCTCACAACATGGATTTCCGTGGCAGGACTTACCCTTGTCCACCTTATTTCAATCACTTGGGTAACGATGTCACTCGTGCCATCCTGCTCTTTGCAGAGGGAAGGCCTCTGGGGCCAAAGGGCCTCGACTGGCTGAAGATCCACCTCATTAACCTCACAGGGCTGAAGAAGAAGAATGCCTTGCAGGAGCGCTTGGATTATGCCAATGAAATCATGGAGGAGATCCTGGACTCTGCTGACCACCCTCTCACG GGCAGGAAGTGGTGGATGAACACTGACGAACCCTGGCAAGTCTTGGCGTGCTGCATGGAAATTGCCAAAGCCTCGAGGTCACCAGATCCAGCTGCCTTCATCTCTCATTTCCCTGTTCACCAG GATGGCTCTTGCAATGGTCTGCAGCACTATGCAGCGCTTGGCCGGGACCTCATAGGTGCAATCTCTGTCAATTTGATGCCCTGCAATGTCCCTCAGGATGTCTACAGTGCGGTGGCCCAGCAG GTGGAGGAGTTTAGGAAGAAGGATGCCGAGGAAGGGTTGAGAATTGCCCAGGTGCTGGAAGGGTTCATTGGTCGCAAGGTGGTGAAGCAGACGGTGATGACGGTGGTGTACGGTGTCACACGCTATGGTGGGAGGCTGCAGATGGAGAAACGTCTGAAGGAGATTGAGTTCCCTGAG GAGTACCTATGGGAGGCATCTCACTACCTCGTAAAGCAGGTGTTTAATGGCATCAAGGAGATGTTCTCAGCGACTCGAGATATCCAG AACTGGCTGACGGAGAGCGCCAAGCTCATTGCACAGTCAGGACGGACAGTGGAGTGGGTCACCCCGCTGGGTCTCCCCATCGTGCAGCCCTACTATCGGATCAGGCCCACTGTG TTGACTTGCAGCATGCAGAACTTGAGTGTGAAAAACTCCAGCAACAACAACCA gaagccTGATACAGTGAAGCAGAAAAACGCCTTCCCACCCAACTTCATCCATTCCCTGGACTCGACCCACATgatgctcacagctctgcactgcttcaG GCAGGGTCTGACCTTTGTCTCAGTCCACGATTGCTACTGGACTCATGCACTCACTGTGGACATCATGAACGAG
- the POLRMT gene encoding DNA-directed RNA polymerase, mitochondrial isoform X3 — protein MALLRLRAALLGPARLRGGGIPWSVLRCYSSASAKEKARRNAICERTELLEVLKARVKQLQTSNIPEVTINKVELAPVQSDRHHNPLQKVVDARTAVEHLVPKQSSSWTEKLKKEMYIRQLKVEKKLSIAASQMTPEGQPKVKTKVKVKTKVKAKAKTKTKSKAKSKKSQKSPKATASTSRNQSHAGPSSANTYHKPRVEEMKQDVKAQKPQRVHEDRSSQRKIMQQTNQSNLECLLYLQQPEEAEKLLLLYHSNPMKRKLLNVDAYNVVMRGWARKGCLHRVIHLFSMLESISLRPNLDSYAVLLECMTQSQASTKAIWRCVQHLKKDGFHVDELFQKCLFEGDEKEMVLKAIRIIQPDYQLPPPPKPEICKTALLKNFYSEEKMVSYPKLDFTVQELRERFQQQLEMELNSTITIESVESTKPLTPQAIKARQQLATFRSQWRGAILQALQKSKHNMSQVKTMSGHSVLYPYLCLLPDEEYVDIMMQILNSLSPQGESLAVLARELGSKVYNRYLTQRKLHSGQLEKVQEIYKNYIHLLAKDSQPSEYLPREYWEKLVAEAGYGPSLNLKDCSWPYVLLMRLGMYLLEILVHAVKVPRNTLNPRLPSKLIPVLYHIYSFRSSWQVGLIKPHPIFSQIVSDAAETMLTFNSSAIPMLCPPVPWTSPHFGAFVLSDTKLMRYVDGAIQHQQLLDQCPQVNLHPVLDALNQLGNCAWKINQPVLDIIISIFNDKGNEKLDIPPPVSEAPKPPVSPSSSSALHKSQKHELLLCKKKAAEMHSLRMDALYKLSIANYVRDKVFWFPHNMDFRGRTYPCPPYFNHLGNDVTRAILLFAEGRPLGPKGLDWLKIHLINLTGLKKKNALQERLDYANEIMEEILDSADHPLTGRKWWMNTDEPWQVLACCMEIAKASRSPDPAAFISHFPVHQDGSCNGLQHYAALGRDLIGAISVNLMPCNVPQDVYSAVAQQVEEFRKKDAEEGLRIAQVLEGFIGRKVVKQTVMTVVYGVTRYGGRLQMEKRLKEIEFPEEYLWEASHYLVKQVFNGIKEMFSATRDIQNWLTESAKLIAQSGRTVEWVTPLGLPIVQPYYRIRPTVVNLQRR, from the exons ATGGCGCTGCTGCGGCTGCGGGCGGCGCTGCTGGGCCCGGCCCGGCTGAGGGGAGGCG GGATCCCATGGAGCGTCCTCAGGTGTTACTCCTCAGCCAGCGCCAAGGAGAAGGCGAGGAGAAACGCCATCTGTGAGAGGACGGAGCTGCTGGAAG TACTGAAAGCTCGAGTGAAACAACTCCAAACCAGTAACATCCCAGAGGTGACCATCAACAAAGTGGAACTGGCACCAGTGCAGAGTGACAGGCACCACAACCCGCTGCAGAAAGTAGTGGATGCCCGTACAGCAGTGGAGCACCTGGTCCCCAAACAGTCCAGCAGCTGgacagaaaagctgaagaaggaaatgtaCATCCGGCAGCTGAAGGTGGAGAAGAAGCTGTCTATTGCAGCCTCCCAGATGACTCCAGAGGGCCAGCCCAAGGTCAAAACAAAAGTCAAGGTGAAGACAAAGGTGAAAGCAAAGGCAAAGACAAAGACCAAATCCAAAGCCAAATCCAAGAAGAGCCAGAAGAGCCCAAAGGCTACAGCAAGTACTTCCAGAAACCAGAGCCACGCTGGTCCCAGCAGTGCTAACACCTACCATAAGCCCAGGgtggaagaaatgaagcaaGATGTGAAAGCACAGAAGCCTCAACGTGTGCATGAGGATAGGAGCAGCCAGCGCAAGATCATGCAGCAGACCAACCAGTCTAATCTTGAGTGCCTCCTGTACTTACAGCAGCCAGAGGAGGCTGAGAAGTTGCTCCTACTGTATCACAGCAACCCCATGAAAAGGAAACTTTTGAATGTTGATGCATACAACGTCGTGATGCGTGGCTGGGCAAGGAAG GGCTGCTTGCACCGTGTCATCCATCTGTTTTCCATGCTGGAGTCCATCAGCCTGCGGCCCAACCTGGACTCCTATGCAGTACTGCTGGAGTGCATGACACAGAGCCAGGCATCCACCAAAGCCATCTGGAG GTGTGTGCAGCACCTGAAGAAAGATGGTTTCCACGTGGATGAGCTCTTCCAAAAGTGCCTGTTTGAGGGAGATGAGAAGGAGATGGTGCTGAAGGCCATCAGGATTATCCAGCCTGACTACCAGCTGCCCCCTCCACCCAAACCCGAGATCTGCAAGACTGCTTTGCTCAAGAACTTCTACTCTGAG GAGAAGATGGTGTCGTATCCCAAGCTGGATTTCactgtgcaggagctgagggagcgcttccagcagcagctggagatggagcTGAACAGCACCATAACCATCGAGTCAGTGGAGTCAACCAAACCTCTGACTCCACAAGCCATCAAAGCG CGCCAGCAGTTGGCCACCTTTCGTTCTCAGTGGCGTGGTGCCATTCTTCAGGCCCTGCAGAAGTCAAAGCACAACATGTCCCAGGTCAAGACAATGTCAGGGCACAGCGTTCTCTACCCCTACCTGTGTCTGCTGCCTGATGAGGAGTACGTGGACATCATGATGCAG ATTCTCAACAGCCTTTCTCCACAAGGAGAATCCCTGGCTGTTTTAGCCAGGGAGCTTGGCTCCAAAGTCTACAACAGATACCTCACCCAGAGGAAGCTGCACAGTGGTCAGCTCGAGAAGGTGCAGGAGATCTACAAGAACTATATCCACCTGCTGGCAAAGGATAGCCAG CCTAGTGAGTACTTGCCACGGGAGTACTGGGAGAAACTGGTGGCAGAAGCAGGCTATGGGCCTTCCCTGAACTTAAAGGACTGCAGCTGGCCGTATGTGCTCCTGATGCGCCTGGGAATGTACTTGCTGGAGATCCTGGTGCATGCTGTCAAGGTGCCCAGGAACACCCTTAACCCTCGCCTACCATCCAAGCTTATCCCTGTCCTCTACCACATCTACTCCTTCCGCAGCAGCTGGCAG GTTGGGCTGATAAAGCCCCATCCCATTTTCTCCCAGATTGTGTCAGACGCTGCAGAGACCATGCTGACCTTTAACTCCTCTGCCATACCCATGCTGTGCCCCCCTGTCCCCTGGACCTCCCCACACTTCGGTGCCTTTGTCCTGAGTGACACCAAACTGATGCGTTACGTGGATGGGGCcatccagcaccagcagctcttGGACCAGTGTCCTCAGGTGAACCTCCACCCCGTGCTGGATGCCTTGAACCAGCTGGGCAACTGTGCATGGAAGATTAACCAGCCAGTGTTGGATATAATCATCTCCATCTTCAATGACAAAGGcaatgagaagctggacatccCACCACCCGTCTCTGAGGCCCCCAAGCCTCCTGTCTCTCCCAGCAGTTCCTCTGCCTTGCACAAGTCCCAGAAGCATGAGTTGTTGCTGTGCAAGAAGAAGGCAGCTGAGATGCACAGTTTGCGCATGGATGCCCTCTATAAGCTCTCCATTGCCAACTATGTCAGGGACAAAGTGTTTTGGTTTCCTCACAACATGGATTTCCGTGGCAGGACTTACCCTTGTCCACCTTATTTCAATCACTTGGGTAACGATGTCACTCGTGCCATCCTGCTCTTTGCAGAGGGAAGGCCTCTGGGGCCAAAGGGCCTCGACTGGCTGAAGATCCACCTCATTAACCTCACAGGGCTGAAGAAGAAGAATGCCTTGCAGGAGCGCTTGGATTATGCCAATGAAATCATGGAGGAGATCCTGGACTCTGCTGACCACCCTCTCACG GGCAGGAAGTGGTGGATGAACACTGACGAACCCTGGCAAGTCTTGGCGTGCTGCATGGAAATTGCCAAAGCCTCGAGGTCACCAGATCCAGCTGCCTTCATCTCTCATTTCCCTGTTCACCAG GATGGCTCTTGCAATGGTCTGCAGCACTATGCAGCGCTTGGCCGGGACCTCATAGGTGCAATCTCTGTCAATTTGATGCCCTGCAATGTCCCTCAGGATGTCTACAGTGCGGTGGCCCAGCAG GTGGAGGAGTTTAGGAAGAAGGATGCCGAGGAAGGGTTGAGAATTGCCCAGGTGCTGGAAGGGTTCATTGGTCGCAAGGTGGTGAAGCAGACGGTGATGACGGTGGTGTACGGTGTCACACGCTATGGTGGGAGGCTGCAGATGGAGAAACGTCTGAAGGAGATTGAGTTCCCTGAG GAGTACCTATGGGAGGCATCTCACTACCTCGTAAAGCAGGTGTTTAATGGCATCAAGGAGATGTTCTCAGCGACTCGAGATATCCAG AACTGGCTGACGGAGAGCGCCAAGCTCATTGCACAGTCAGGACGGACAGTGGAGTGGGTCACCCCGCTGGGTCTCCCCATCGTGCAGCCCTACTATCGGATCAGGCCCACTGTG GTGAACTTGCAGAGAAGATAG
- the POLRMT gene encoding DNA-directed RNA polymerase, mitochondrial isoform X1, with protein sequence MALLRLRAALLGPARLRGGGIPWSVLRCYSSASAKEKARRNAICERTELLEVLKARVKQLQTSNIPEVTINKVELAPVQSDRHHNPLQKVVDARTAVEHLVPKQSSSWTEKLKKEMYIRQLKVEKKLSIAASQMTPEGQPKVKTKVKVKTKVKAKAKTKTKSKAKSKKSQKSPKATASTSRNQSHAGPSSANTYHKPRVEEMKQDVKAQKPQRVHEDRSSQRKIMQQTNQSNLECLLYLQQPEEAEKLLLLYHSNPMKRKLLNVDAYNVVMRGWARKGCLHRVIHLFSMLESISLRPNLDSYAVLLECMTQSQASTKAIWRCVQHLKKDGFHVDELFQKCLFEGDEKEMVLKAIRIIQPDYQLPPPPKPEICKTALLKNFYSEEKMVSYPKLDFTVQELRERFQQQLEMELNSTITIESVESTKPLTPQAIKARQQLATFRSQWRGAILQALQKSKHNMSQVKTMSGHSVLYPYLCLLPDEEYVDIMMQILNSLSPQGESLAVLARELGSKVYNRYLTQRKLHSGQLEKVQEIYKNYIHLLAKDSQPSEYLPREYWEKLVAEAGYGPSLNLKDCSWPYVLLMRLGMYLLEILVHAVKVPRNTLNPRLPSKLIPVLYHIYSFRSSWQVGLIKPHPIFSQIVSDAAETMLTFNSSAIPMLCPPVPWTSPHFGAFVLSDTKLMRYVDGAIQHQQLLDQCPQVNLHPVLDALNQLGNCAWKINQPVLDIIISIFNDKGNEKLDIPPPVSEAPKPPVSPSSSSALHKSQKHELLLCKKKAAEMHSLRMDALYKLSIANYVRDKVFWFPHNMDFRGRTYPCPPYFNHLGNDVTRAILLFAEGRPLGPKGLDWLKIHLINLTGLKKKNALQERLDYANEIMEEILDSADHPLTGRKWWMNTDEPWQVLACCMEIAKASRSPDPAAFISHFPVHQDGSCNGLQHYAALGRDLIGAISVNLMPCNVPQDVYSAVAQQVEEFRKKDAEEGLRIAQVLEGFIGRKVVKQTVMTVVYGVTRYGGRLQMEKRLKEIEFPEEYLWEASHYLVKQVFNGIKEMFSATRDIQNWLTESAKLIAQSGRTVEWVTPLGLPIVQPYYRIRPTVLTCSMQNLSVKNSSNNNQKPDTVKQKNAFPPNFIHSLDSTHMMLTALHCFRQGLTFVSVHDCYWTHALTVDIMNEICRQQFVALHSQKILEDLSKFMLENYCSPDRESRALWQKKLMEQLSNVPKTGEFNLNKVIDSTYFFS encoded by the exons ATGGCGCTGCTGCGGCTGCGGGCGGCGCTGCTGGGCCCGGCCCGGCTGAGGGGAGGCG GGATCCCATGGAGCGTCCTCAGGTGTTACTCCTCAGCCAGCGCCAAGGAGAAGGCGAGGAGAAACGCCATCTGTGAGAGGACGGAGCTGCTGGAAG TACTGAAAGCTCGAGTGAAACAACTCCAAACCAGTAACATCCCAGAGGTGACCATCAACAAAGTGGAACTGGCACCAGTGCAGAGTGACAGGCACCACAACCCGCTGCAGAAAGTAGTGGATGCCCGTACAGCAGTGGAGCACCTGGTCCCCAAACAGTCCAGCAGCTGgacagaaaagctgaagaaggaaatgtaCATCCGGCAGCTGAAGGTGGAGAAGAAGCTGTCTATTGCAGCCTCCCAGATGACTCCAGAGGGCCAGCCCAAGGTCAAAACAAAAGTCAAGGTGAAGACAAAGGTGAAAGCAAAGGCAAAGACAAAGACCAAATCCAAAGCCAAATCCAAGAAGAGCCAGAAGAGCCCAAAGGCTACAGCAAGTACTTCCAGAAACCAGAGCCACGCTGGTCCCAGCAGTGCTAACACCTACCATAAGCCCAGGgtggaagaaatgaagcaaGATGTGAAAGCACAGAAGCCTCAACGTGTGCATGAGGATAGGAGCAGCCAGCGCAAGATCATGCAGCAGACCAACCAGTCTAATCTTGAGTGCCTCCTGTACTTACAGCAGCCAGAGGAGGCTGAGAAGTTGCTCCTACTGTATCACAGCAACCCCATGAAAAGGAAACTTTTGAATGTTGATGCATACAACGTCGTGATGCGTGGCTGGGCAAGGAAG GGCTGCTTGCACCGTGTCATCCATCTGTTTTCCATGCTGGAGTCCATCAGCCTGCGGCCCAACCTGGACTCCTATGCAGTACTGCTGGAGTGCATGACACAGAGCCAGGCATCCACCAAAGCCATCTGGAG GTGTGTGCAGCACCTGAAGAAAGATGGTTTCCACGTGGATGAGCTCTTCCAAAAGTGCCTGTTTGAGGGAGATGAGAAGGAGATGGTGCTGAAGGCCATCAGGATTATCCAGCCTGACTACCAGCTGCCCCCTCCACCCAAACCCGAGATCTGCAAGACTGCTTTGCTCAAGAACTTCTACTCTGAG GAGAAGATGGTGTCGTATCCCAAGCTGGATTTCactgtgcaggagctgagggagcgcttccagcagcagctggagatggagcTGAACAGCACCATAACCATCGAGTCAGTGGAGTCAACCAAACCTCTGACTCCACAAGCCATCAAAGCG CGCCAGCAGTTGGCCACCTTTCGTTCTCAGTGGCGTGGTGCCATTCTTCAGGCCCTGCAGAAGTCAAAGCACAACATGTCCCAGGTCAAGACAATGTCAGGGCACAGCGTTCTCTACCCCTACCTGTGTCTGCTGCCTGATGAGGAGTACGTGGACATCATGATGCAG ATTCTCAACAGCCTTTCTCCACAAGGAGAATCCCTGGCTGTTTTAGCCAGGGAGCTTGGCTCCAAAGTCTACAACAGATACCTCACCCAGAGGAAGCTGCACAGTGGTCAGCTCGAGAAGGTGCAGGAGATCTACAAGAACTATATCCACCTGCTGGCAAAGGATAGCCAG CCTAGTGAGTACTTGCCACGGGAGTACTGGGAGAAACTGGTGGCAGAAGCAGGCTATGGGCCTTCCCTGAACTTAAAGGACTGCAGCTGGCCGTATGTGCTCCTGATGCGCCTGGGAATGTACTTGCTGGAGATCCTGGTGCATGCTGTCAAGGTGCCCAGGAACACCCTTAACCCTCGCCTACCATCCAAGCTTATCCCTGTCCTCTACCACATCTACTCCTTCCGCAGCAGCTGGCAG GTTGGGCTGATAAAGCCCCATCCCATTTTCTCCCAGATTGTGTCAGACGCTGCAGAGACCATGCTGACCTTTAACTCCTCTGCCATACCCATGCTGTGCCCCCCTGTCCCCTGGACCTCCCCACACTTCGGTGCCTTTGTCCTGAGTGACACCAAACTGATGCGTTACGTGGATGGGGCcatccagcaccagcagctcttGGACCAGTGTCCTCAGGTGAACCTCCACCCCGTGCTGGATGCCTTGAACCAGCTGGGCAACTGTGCATGGAAGATTAACCAGCCAGTGTTGGATATAATCATCTCCATCTTCAATGACAAAGGcaatgagaagctggacatccCACCACCCGTCTCTGAGGCCCCCAAGCCTCCTGTCTCTCCCAGCAGTTCCTCTGCCTTGCACAAGTCCCAGAAGCATGAGTTGTTGCTGTGCAAGAAGAAGGCAGCTGAGATGCACAGTTTGCGCATGGATGCCCTCTATAAGCTCTCCATTGCCAACTATGTCAGGGACAAAGTGTTTTGGTTTCCTCACAACATGGATTTCCGTGGCAGGACTTACCCTTGTCCACCTTATTTCAATCACTTGGGTAACGATGTCACTCGTGCCATCCTGCTCTTTGCAGAGGGAAGGCCTCTGGGGCCAAAGGGCCTCGACTGGCTGAAGATCCACCTCATTAACCTCACAGGGCTGAAGAAGAAGAATGCCTTGCAGGAGCGCTTGGATTATGCCAATGAAATCATGGAGGAGATCCTGGACTCTGCTGACCACCCTCTCACG GGCAGGAAGTGGTGGATGAACACTGACGAACCCTGGCAAGTCTTGGCGTGCTGCATGGAAATTGCCAAAGCCTCGAGGTCACCAGATCCAGCTGCCTTCATCTCTCATTTCCCTGTTCACCAG GATGGCTCTTGCAATGGTCTGCAGCACTATGCAGCGCTTGGCCGGGACCTCATAGGTGCAATCTCTGTCAATTTGATGCCCTGCAATGTCCCTCAGGATGTCTACAGTGCGGTGGCCCAGCAG GTGGAGGAGTTTAGGAAGAAGGATGCCGAGGAAGGGTTGAGAATTGCCCAGGTGCTGGAAGGGTTCATTGGTCGCAAGGTGGTGAAGCAGACGGTGATGACGGTGGTGTACGGTGTCACACGCTATGGTGGGAGGCTGCAGATGGAGAAACGTCTGAAGGAGATTGAGTTCCCTGAG GAGTACCTATGGGAGGCATCTCACTACCTCGTAAAGCAGGTGTTTAATGGCATCAAGGAGATGTTCTCAGCGACTCGAGATATCCAG AACTGGCTGACGGAGAGCGCCAAGCTCATTGCACAGTCAGGACGGACAGTGGAGTGGGTCACCCCGCTGGGTCTCCCCATCGTGCAGCCCTACTATCGGATCAGGCCCACTGTG TTGACTTGCAGCATGCAGAACTTGAGTGTGAAAAACTCCAGCAACAACAACCA gaagccTGATACAGTGAAGCAGAAAAACGCCTTCCCACCCAACTTCATCCATTCCCTGGACTCGACCCACATgatgctcacagctctgcactgcttcaG GCAGGGTCTGACCTTTGTCTCAGTCCACGATTGCTACTGGACTCATGCACTCACTGTGGACATCATGAACGAG